In Nomascus leucogenys isolate Asia chromosome 8, Asia_NLE_v1, whole genome shotgun sequence, a single genomic region encodes these proteins:
- the SNRNP48 gene encoding U11/U12 small nuclear ribonucleoprotein 48 kDa protein: MEGEPPPVEERRRLQEELNEFVESCCRTLEEVTASLGWDLDSLDPGEEEAAEDEVVICPYDSNHHMPKSSLAKHMASCRLRKMGYTKEEEDEMYNPEFFYENVKIPSITLNKDSQFQIIKQARTAVGKDSDCYNQRIYSSLPVEVPLNHKRFVCDLTQADRLALYDFVVEETKKKRSDSQIIENDSDLFVDLAAKINQDNSRKSPKSYLEILAEVRDYKRRRQSYRAKNVHITKKSYTEVIRDVINVHMEELSNHWQEEQEKAEDDAEKNEERRSASVDSRQSGGSYLDAECSRHRRDRSRSPHKRKRNKDKDKNCESRRRKERDGERHHSHKRRKQKI; this comes from the exons ATGGAGGGCGAGCCTCCACCTGTGGAGGAGCGGCGGCGGCTGCAGGAGGAGCTGAACGAGTTCGTGGAAAGCTGCTGCCGGACGCTGGAGGAGGTGACGGCGTCCCTGGGCTGGGACCTAGATAGTCTGGATCCCGGGGAAGAGGAGGCGGCGGAG GATGAAGTTGTGATATGTCCATACGATTCCAATCATCACATGCCTAAATCATCTTTAGCAAAGCACATGGCATCTTGTAGATTGAGGAAAATGGGCTATACCAAAGAAGAAGAG gatgaaATGTATAATCCTGAGTTTTTCTATGAAAATGTGAAGATACCTTCGATTACTTTGA ataaGGACTCACAATTCCAGATAATTAAACAAGCTAGAACTGCAGTTGGGAAAGACAGTGATTGTTACAATCAAA ggATTTATTCTTCATTGCCTGTTGAAGTTCCTCTGAATCACAAACGGTTTGTTTGTGATCTAACTCAAGCTGATCGTCTTGCCCTCTATGATTTCGTAGTTGAGGAGACAAAGAAAAAGCGCTCTGATTCTCAAATTATTGAAAATGACAGCGATCTCTTTGTAGACTTGGCTGCCAAAATCAATCAAG aCAACAGTCGAAAAAGTCCAAAATCCTACCTTGAAATCCTGGCAGAAGTAAGAGATTATAAAAGAAGACGCCAGTCCTATAGAGCCAAGAATGTTCACATAACCAAGAAATCATATACTGAG GTGATTCGAGATGTGATAAATGTGCACATGGAAGAACTCAGCAATCATTGGCAAGAAGAACAAGAGAAGGCAGAGGATGATGCCGAAAA GAATGAAGAAAGGCGATCAGCTTCAGTAGATTCACGGCAGTCTGGGGGAAGCTATTTGGATGCTGAGTGTTCACGACATAGAAGGGATAGGAGTAGAAGCccacataaaagaaaaagaaataaagataaggaTAAAAACTGTGAgtcaagaagaaggaaagagag GGATGGGGAAAGACACCATAGtcataaaagaagaaagcaaaaaatataa